One Pseudorhodoplanes sinuspersici DNA segment encodes these proteins:
- the tmk gene encoding dTMP kinase, which yields MRGRFITFEGGEGTGKSTQAKRLAERLKTLGIASILTREPGGSTVAEIIRHVLLSGAAKPLGAEAETMLFAAARDDHLTQTIRPALERGEWVVCDRFSDSTRVYQGVLGQVDSRLIKRLEKITVGDTKPDLTFVLDVPATIGLARAKSRRGNAESDRFESEDLAFHERLREAFRQLASSEPDRCVLVDAGRPQDTVADDIWAAVSRKLDPATTPLSIEDLGQ from the coding sequence ATGCGCGGCAGGTTCATCACCTTTGAAGGTGGCGAGGGCACCGGCAAATCGACACAGGCAAAGCGCCTGGCCGAGCGCCTGAAGACGCTCGGCATCGCCTCGATCCTGACCCGCGAACCCGGCGGTTCGACCGTCGCCGAGATCATTCGCCATGTCCTATTGTCGGGTGCCGCAAAGCCGCTCGGTGCCGAGGCCGAAACGATGCTGTTCGCCGCCGCCCGCGACGATCATTTGACGCAAACGATTCGTCCGGCGCTTGAACGCGGCGAGTGGGTCGTCTGCGACCGCTTTTCGGATTCGACGCGTGTTTACCAAGGCGTGCTGGGGCAGGTTGATTCCCGACTGATCAAGCGGCTGGAGAAGATCACGGTTGGCGACACAAAGCCCGATCTGACATTCGTTCTTGATGTGCCGGCCACAATCGGTCTGGCTCGTGCCAAATCGCGGCGTGGCAATGCGGAGAGCGATCGCTTCGAAAGCGAGGATCTCGCATTCCACGAGCGTCTGCGTGAAGCCTTTCGACAGCTCGCGAGCAGCGAACCGGATCGCTGCGTCCTGGTTGATGCCGGCCGCCCGCAGGACACGGTCGCCGATGACATCTGGGCTGCGGTGTCGCGCAAGCTCGATCCGGCCACAACGCCGCTTTCGATCGAGGATCTCGGCCAGTGA
- a CDS encoding D-alanyl-D-alanine carboxypeptidase family protein: protein MAGGKTKDEGGFQTAAPYAILIEAESGTVLFEKSADTLVAPASLAKLMTAETVFNEIREGNVKLDEEYVVSEHAWRKGGAPSGGSTMFAPIHSRIKVSDLLQGAIIQSGNDACIALAEGIAGNEENFARMMNARARELGLTQSNFTNPTGLPDPDQRVTVRELARLARHIVATYPEFYKWYSERDFTWNKIRQSNRNPLLAMNIGADGLKTGFTKESGYGLVGSAVQNNMRLIVAVNGLKTANERADEARKLLNFGFNGFESRLLFAEGQKIGDARVFGGEQRYVPLEAAGKIPVRILVPKNSTERIIARVVYQGPLRVPVEQGAKVGTLKVWRGDNVALEVPLQTAESVMQGPIHRRAVDSVTEIFGGWFRAGLKKL, encoded by the coding sequence ATGGCCGGCGGCAAGACCAAGGATGAGGGCGGTTTCCAGACCGCGGCGCCGTACGCGATCCTGATCGAGGCGGAAAGCGGCACCGTCCTGTTCGAGAAGAGCGCGGACACGCTGGTCGCGCCAGCCAGCCTTGCCAAGCTGATGACCGCCGAGACGGTGTTCAACGAGATCAGGGAAGGCAACGTCAAGCTCGACGAGGAATATGTCGTCAGCGAGCACGCATGGCGCAAAGGCGGGGCGCCCTCCGGCGGCTCGACGATGTTTGCGCCGATCCATAGCCGCATCAAGGTCTCGGACCTCTTGCAGGGAGCTATCATCCAGTCCGGCAATGACGCCTGCATTGCACTCGCCGAAGGGATCGCCGGTAACGAGGAAAACTTCGCGCGGATGATGAATGCGCGGGCGCGCGAGCTTGGGCTGACGCAATCGAACTTTACCAATCCGACCGGGCTGCCCGATCCAGACCAGCGCGTCACCGTGCGAGAACTGGCGAGGCTCGCCCGCCACATCGTTGCGACCTATCCCGAATTTTATAAGTGGTACAGCGAGAGGGATTTCACCTGGAACAAGATCCGGCAGTCGAACCGCAATCCGCTGCTGGCGATGAATATCGGCGCCGATGGTCTGAAGACCGGTTTCACAAAAGAATCCGGTTACGGTCTTGTTGGTTCGGCCGTGCAGAACAACATGCGCCTGATCGTCGCCGTGAACGGCCTCAAGACCGCGAACGAGCGCGCGGACGAAGCACGCAAGCTTTTGAATTTTGGTTTCAATGGATTTGAGTCGCGTCTCTTGTTCGCCGAAGGCCAGAAGATCGGCGACGCGCGTGTGTTCGGCGGCGAACAGCGTTACGTTCCGCTCGAAGCCGCAGGCAAAATACCGGTTCGGATATTGGTGCCGAAGAACAGTACCGAGCGGATCATTGCGCGCGTCGTCTATCAGGGGCCGCTGCGGGTGCCGGTCGAGCAGGGGGCCAAGGTTGGAACGCTCAAGGTCTGGCGCGGCGACAATGTTGCGCTGGAGGTTCCGCTGCAGACCGCTGAAAGCGTGATGCAGGGCCCGATCCATCGTCGTGCGGTGGATTCGGTCACTGAAATCTTCGGCGGCTGGTTTCGGGCCGGCCTGAAAAAGCTATAA
- a CDS encoding septal ring lytic transglycosylase RlpA family protein: protein MPSIRGKSAVRAVAAVAACLLLANCAASDKFARKVDPKYGVSASPRVVQLGERAPKGGGVYRVGKPYVVAGRTYNPEENTNYKAEGLASWYGTDFHGRLTANGEVFDMESITAAHPTLPLPSYVRVTNLANKKSLVVRVNDRGPFHGNRVLDVSHKSAQLLGFKGAGVARVKVEYIGRAALEGSDDSRLMATLRQGEPAPTPILVASAGRTGLNLPEARGGISGPVPVPAGRPYNLGDASSASLTDVTAAERRQTYQAVADRPRGAVSGSASLRYDSPVGYVSGRGLY, encoded by the coding sequence ATGCCGTCAATTCGGGGGAAGAGCGCGGTTCGCGCGGTCGCTGCTGTCGCAGCCTGTCTGTTGCTGGCCAACTGCGCCGCCTCGGACAAATTCGCCCGCAAAGTCGACCCGAAATATGGAGTTTCCGCCAGCCCGCGCGTTGTGCAGCTCGGCGAGCGCGCGCCGAAGGGCGGCGGCGTCTATCGCGTCGGCAAGCCTTATGTCGTGGCCGGACGCACCTATAATCCGGAAGAAAATACCAACTACAAGGCCGAGGGTCTTGCATCCTGGTACGGCACGGATTTCCACGGCCGACTCACCGCCAATGGCGAAGTTTTCGATATGGAATCGATCACCGCCGCGCATCCGACGCTGCCGCTGCCGTCCTATGTTCGCGTCACAAATCTGGCGAACAAGAAATCGCTGGTCGTACGCGTGAACGATCGCGGGCCGTTCCATGGTAATCGCGTGCTCGATGTCTCACACAAGAGCGCGCAACTTCTCGGCTTCAAAGGAGCCGGCGTGGCGCGGGTGAAGGTCGAGTATATCGGCCGCGCGGCGCTTGAAGGCTCCGATGATTCGCGCCTGATGGCGACCCTGCGTCAGGGCGAGCCGGCGCCAACGCCGATTCTTGTGGCATCAGCCGGACGAACCGGGCTCAACCTGCCGGAAGCGCGTGGCGGTATTAGCGGTCCGGTCCCGGTTCCGGCTGGCCGACCCTACAATCTGGGGGATGCGTCCTCCGCATCCCTGACCGATGTGACAGCCGCAGAGCGCCGCCAGACGTATCAAGCGGTTGCGGATAGGCCGCGTGGGGCGGTTTCCGGTTCCGCATCGCTGCGCTATGATAGCCCTGTCGGATACGTGAGCGGCCGCGGCCTTTACTAG
- a CDS encoding phage portal protein: MFEFKWLKRFQKIEKRSAGSGFTAEIIQAREAYISGRRGIAELTATAQSCVSLWENGFTLADVDGTDMLDRRALALLGRSLALRGESVFLIRDDMLVPCSDWDLRTRYGRPTAYRVSIPEAGGGTTETALAGEVLHLRTGADPAAPYYGTAPLKRANLTAGMLNAVESALAEVFENAPIGSQVVPMPESPDTDNSKLSRSFRGQRGRVLLRESVQVSAAGGPAPVSDWKPASLSPDLEKSMTKETLDAARDTVAMAFGVLPAMFSSATTGPLIREGQRHLAQWTLQPIGALLAEEASDKLGGTVTIDLMTPLQAFDAGGSARAFATLIQGLAMAKEAGVDPKPALALLDWADKE; the protein is encoded by the coding sequence ATGTTTGAGTTTAAGTGGCTAAAGCGTTTTCAAAAAATCGAAAAGCGTAGTGCCGGCAGCGGCTTCACGGCTGAAATTATCCAGGCGCGCGAAGCTTACATATCCGGCCGGCGCGGTATCGCCGAACTGACAGCGACCGCACAATCGTGCGTCTCGCTATGGGAAAATGGCTTCACGCTGGCCGATGTCGACGGCACCGACATGCTCGATCGGCGGGCGCTGGCACTGCTCGGCCGGTCGCTGGCGCTTCGCGGGGAGTCGGTCTTCCTGATCCGCGACGACATGCTGGTGCCGTGCAGCGATTGGGATTTGCGGACCCGCTATGGGAGGCCGACCGCCTATCGCGTTTCCATTCCGGAAGCCGGCGGCGGCACGACCGAAACGGCGCTTGCTGGCGAGGTGCTGCACCTTCGGACCGGTGCGGATCCCGCCGCGCCTTATTACGGAACAGCGCCATTGAAGCGCGCCAATCTGACGGCCGGCATGTTAAACGCGGTCGAGTCCGCGCTCGCTGAGGTGTTCGAGAATGCGCCGATCGGTTCGCAAGTCGTGCCGATGCCGGAATCCCCGGATACGGACAATTCGAAATTAAGCCGTTCATTCCGTGGTCAACGGGGCAGGGTGCTGCTGCGCGAGAGCGTACAGGTGTCGGCCGCGGGCGGACCCGCTCCGGTATCGGATTGGAAGCCCGCGAGCCTGTCGCCGGACCTCGAAAAGTCGATGACCAAGGAAACGCTCGACGCGGCACGCGACACCGTGGCCATGGCGTTCGGTGTGCTGCCTGCGATGTTTTCCAGTGCGACGACCGGTCCGCTTATTCGGGAAGGTCAACGCCACCTTGCTCAATGGACACTGCAGCCGATCGGCGCGCTACTCGCCGAGGAAGCATCGGACAAACTCGGCGGTACCGTCACGATTGATCTCATGACGCCGCTGCAGGCGTTCGATGCTGGCGGATCGGCTCGTGCATTCGCAACGCTGATTCAAGGCCTGGCCATGGCCAAGGAAGCCGGCGTTGATCCGAAGCCGGCGTTGGCGCTGCTCGATTGGGCTGACAAAGAATAG